A single Streptomyces mirabilis DNA region contains:
- a CDS encoding PRC-barrel domain-containing protein, with the protein MTLFTQIRGLPVVTLGEANELGVVKSLTIDVASGLVGQVRLSPARGRKEIAIDWSALHVIGPDAVLVRSDTALDTTPPPAPAEVLGIRVLTEDGDERGTVRDIAFHPVTGRVEKMCTALGDIPGDRLIGFGDYALVVRTD; encoded by the coding sequence GTGACGCTGTTCACCCAGATCCGCGGCCTGCCGGTCGTCACGCTCGGCGAGGCGAACGAGCTCGGCGTCGTCAAGTCACTCACGATCGATGTCGCATCGGGGCTGGTCGGCCAGGTGCGGCTGTCGCCGGCCCGGGGTCGCAAGGAGATCGCGATCGACTGGAGCGCCTTGCACGTGATCGGCCCGGACGCCGTTCTCGTCCGGTCGGACACCGCCCTGGACACCACCCCTCCCCCGGCGCCCGCGGAGGTCCTGGGCATCCGGGTCCTGACCGAGGACGGGGACGAGCGCGGCACCGTACGGGACATCGCCTTCCACCCGGTCACCGGCCGCGTCGAGAAGATGTGCACGGCCCTGGGCGACATTCCGGGCGACCGGCTGATCGGGTTCGGGGACTACGCCCTGGTCGTACGGACCGACTGA
- a CDS encoding PRC-barrel domain-containing protein, with protein MSQLMSARDLGGRPVVTLGGEAVARVKDTVFDGPAGRVTGFTLNGRGLLAGPLKQSLPWSAVHSLGRDAVMILGREVLAEPAAVIARDEAAHGRVLGARVLTDGGTEVGTVLDLVVQGGISGRVVGFRIAARQSLESGSKRRRRKVYVPRGETLAVSGQALVIPADATRFVADDLAGFAAQVEAFRLRDTADRTEPTP; from the coding sequence ATGAGCCAGTTGATGTCCGCGCGCGACCTCGGTGGCCGACCGGTGGTCACCCTGGGCGGTGAGGCGGTGGCGCGGGTCAAGGACACCGTCTTCGACGGGCCCGCGGGACGTGTCACCGGCTTCACGCTCAACGGCCGGGGGCTGCTCGCGGGCCCGTTGAAGCAGAGCCTGCCGTGGAGCGCGGTCCACTCACTGGGCCGCGACGCCGTCATGATCCTCGGCCGGGAGGTCCTCGCCGAACCGGCCGCGGTGATCGCTCGGGACGAGGCGGCGCACGGCCGGGTGCTGGGCGCCAGGGTGCTCACGGACGGGGGCACGGAGGTCGGGACCGTGCTGGACCTCGTCGTCCAGGGCGGTATCAGCGGGCGCGTGGTGGGGTTCCGGATCGCCGCCCGCCAGTCCCTGGAGTCCGGTTCGAAGCGCCGCCGCCGCAAGGTGTACGTCCCCCGGGGCGAGACGCTCGCCGTGTCGGGACAGGCACTTGTCATCCCCGCGGACGCGACCCGCTTCGTCGCGGACGACCTGGCCGGTTTCGCCGCCCAGGTCGAGGCGTTCCGGCTCCGGGACACCGCTGACCGGACGGAACCCACACCGTGA